The genomic region TTTAAGTGATGTCATGTGTACCAGCATATACATATGATACATAACCTGGGATACATACCTTCCAACAATATAGTCATCAGTGGGAATTACTTTGAGAATGTTTACACAATCAAAAATCCATTGTGGTTGAACATAATGCCTGGAGAGGAAAACATGGCTCTGGGTTGGCCTGTCAACAATCTGCAAAACAACATGACGATACTTAATAGTCAGCAGATAAACTACAATGAGAGGGCATGTGTGCACTGGAATGAAGTGGGATGGTATCTTGTGTAGAGGAAATTTAGACCAATCTTGATACCCCTGGTAAAAGCTCATGGGCAAGCAAAATCTACCTGATGGGTGATATCTTCATCTGTTTCATCAAATGGAGCTCCTTCTCCTTCCCACGAAACAGTTCCTCCAAATGCCGGAATTATAAACAAGAGAGACTCCCTAGGAACCTGAGAATGAAGAGGAAGATAATAAAAGGATATAAGATATTGAAGCCGAGGCAATTAGTTCAAAAACAATAGCTTTGCAGTGATAACAAATTCACTACCTCACGACTTAAGTAGAACTTCATATCTTTGAATAAAGTCCTGCACTCTTTAACGCTTTCCTCCTCTGTATCATCAGCAGTTGATTCTTCTACAAGATGCATTAATGCACCAGGTTCATTAGCAGGTAGCTGATGTTGAAGCTGTGCCAATCTGAGCTCAGACTCGTCAGTTTTTGAGCTCTCTTTATTATTTTCAGTCTCTTTGCCTTCAATAAACCCATTAGACTCTGGATTTCCTGGCAGTCTTCCAGAAGACATATACCGGGACAACGCATAGAGCTCTGGTACGAACATCAGTGTGAATGTCAAACAAAGAAGAGTCAAGAGAAATGTAGCAAAAAGAATCCTAAAACAAACATGGTACATAGTATGAGCACGAGCACATAAAGGAAACAAACATGCTAGCTAGCATGACTATAACAAGCACCAGTACTTACCCGCAGCCAAAGCTTCTAGACGAGGATCCAGAATAGGCGGATAGTTCACATTTATTGAATGGTAAAGCTTGAAGTTCACAAATCCTAGAAGAGTCTGCAGGCAGAACAGGATTTGGTAAAGCTTGCAGTTATGTCTATCCACTAAACTTATTTAAATGGATGTGATACTGCTAAGCAGGAATGCACGATAACTGACGAGTATCCACAATCTCGCCTACCTCGTAGAATTCCAAAAAGGTAAGCATCACATTGAAGTCGACATCATCAGTTAAAACTTGCTGAAGAGCATGTGGAGTAAGCCAAGTGATCTTTTGCCCTTGAACTTCAGCCTTCAAAACATAGTATAAAATTATAAACATCGACTATAAATGACTAAATGTGCGCAAAGATATGCAGATACACAACTCCACAAAACCTACCTGGTAGTATATGCCCTTGACAGATATGAATGTCTTCCGCAGGGAATTAGTTCGAGAAATATATGCTTGCCATTCATGGCTTAACCTACAATGTACAAGGATGTATATTAGTAGTGCAAAATAAATCTCTGAAAGAAGCAAGCACCAATTTGCCTCTGCATTTGCATTACAATATTCTGACATTCAACACAGGTGGTCCACAAAACAAGGTGAGAATATGGATTTTAGCAAAATCCAGGTATTTCATGGCTGCTGGAAAAACTGTTACAACTTTCACATCCTCAAATTCTTAAGGCCCCAACAAAACAGGCCAGGCACAGAGGTGCATTGTAGTTGCTAGAAAGGTGAGGAATAACAGAATCTCTGGGAGCAGGAATCTAAACACCGTGTGGGGTTTATGTGTGTGAGGTTCTGAGAGAGGATTCACTAATCCAGAAGAGGGCATACCTGCGGCAGTTATGGATTCGCTGTACTTGCACACGTTCGCCTTCAATAGCAGGTAAAGCCGCAAATAAATGCACCATCGTTAGGCAATCATCCAAGTCTCTGAGAGCATCAACAAAAGATGGATATCTGTACAAAAAAAAACAAAGACACGCATGTGAGAGACCAGTCTGGATAAAGACCAAAAGAATCAACTTGAACTCACTCATTACCTTTCAATGATAAGTCTATCAAGTTTGTAAGTCGGTGGTCGATTCAACAATCTGTCCGCCAGATCCCTGTTTTTCTTAGCCATAGCCTTTTTAACTTTCTTTCTGTGAACCTTGATTTCTCTGATAACATGAAATAACAAACCGATTAGGAAATCATAAACTATCAACGAGCAATTACTCATTGTACCGTAAAAATATAACCCAGCAACATCATTGTCATATACTCACGATGTATTTACTCCAAGCAAAAAAAAGTGCAGTTAGATACCATAAGTCAATATTGCCAATGATACAAACAGATAAGCCAGGCTTTTCATGAGCAGCGATCAAGTAACCACAGATTGCTAGTCTGTATTACAGTTATCAAAATTTCATTAACGACGTACTAAATACAGAAGGTGCAAATTGAATAGGTGATGGCGCATTGATTGACTAGCTAAGTTTGTTTTGAATTATTTTTCCGCTGATGGACACCAGCACTCTAGTGAAACTATAGCTTCCCACTTAAGGCCACTATTTCCTCTGCCGCATGCTCCATTCAACAAGGAGCTGACAGTTACCAGGAGCAAATAAATCACACAACTAAGAAATAACTCATTCAGAAAGCTTTCGAGATACTTCCATCCAGGTCACCTCAATACAAACAAAAAATCAAGAGTCCCTACCAGTAGGACAGTATAGATCAGACCATCCATGGCGCAATTACAAAACACAGGGTAAATGGCGTCTATTTAATATGGAACATAAAATTGCAACCAAATTCAATTCCTGAGACACTTAGCCCCTGATGGTACAGAACGAAGTGCAGCTAAGCAGAAAAGAGAGCGCAAGAAACCTCTTTTACAGTTATATATCAACCATGTGGCAGACTTTGGCAAGGAAGCTAGCCAAGTACCTGAACTTCTCAATCAAAGGGTCATGGGCAAGGAAGGCGATGTCCTTCATGTGGTAATAGGTCTTGTGG from Triticum aestivum cultivar Chinese Spring chromosome 4A, IWGSC CS RefSeq v2.1, whole genome shotgun sequence harbors:
- the LOC123087180 gene encoding pescadillo homolog, whose amino-acid sequence is MPKHYRPAGKKKEGNAAKYITRTKAVKYLQISLAVFRKLCILKGVFPREPKKKVEGNHKTYYHMKDIAFLAHDPLIEKFREIKVHRKKVKKAMAKKNRDLADRLLNRPPTYKLDRLIIERYPSFVDALRDLDDCLTMVHLFAALPAIEGERVQVQRIHNCRRLSHEWQAYISRTNSLRKTFISVKGIYYQAEVQGQKITWLTPHALQQVLTDDVDFNVMLTFLEFYETLLGFVNFKLYHSINVNYPPILDPRLEALAAELYALSRYMSSGRLPGNPESNGFIEGKETENNKESSKTDESELRLAQLQHQLPANEPGALMHLVEESTADDTEEESVKECRTLFKDMKFYLSREVPRESLLFIIPAFGGTVSWEGEGAPFDETDEDITHQIVDRPTQSHVFLSRHYVQPQWIFDCVNILKVIPTDDYIVGRVPPPHISPFVDNDKEGHIPDYAVTLEGYKSAGQNQVMPLPGLGDEDLGSSIVEAKSEHNEFAQKKRELEMQEKKYHEELKMEIEGTTFSNLSNKKADSAADVADEDEKAAIEQAEKDADDIAKSVVSRRKRGLMEAMKISNDRKKSKVELLKQRKKAAESSASAKRR